A genomic stretch from Anaerococcus mediterraneensis includes:
- a CDS encoding DUF3783 domain-containing protein, translated as MAEILFYNPHLTKDYQKFTEICDDNGVNIIEVDEKKVDHYVGYLLGIDGFSDEKKESIDQEANIDFDFILFSNFDNQTMFRVIDQLRDSGANVQHKAGVTENNVKWTLRELLIENDREARTMGLVNKINIQLEKASDLKEKYGEDQVTKDLIEEIKEFFQDASIFSIEKAKKYYLRLMDENIRVEKENQ; from the coding sequence ATGGCAGAAATATTATTTTACAACCCACATTTGACAAAAGACTACCAAAAATTCACAGAGATCTGTGATGACAATGGGGTTAATATTATAGAAGTAGATGAGAAAAAAGTAGACCACTATGTTGGCTATCTTTTGGGCATAGATGGTTTTTCTGATGAAAAAAAGGAGAGTATAGACCAAGAAGCAAATATCGATTTTGATTTTATACTTTTTTCAAACTTTGATAACCAAACCATGTTTAGAGTCATAGACCAGCTTAGGGATAGCGGGGCCAATGTCCAACACAAGGCAGGGGTCACAGAAAATAATGTAAAATGGACCCTAAGGGAGCTTTTGATAGAAAACGACAGAGAAGCTAGGACTATGGGACTTGTAAACAAGATAAATATCCAACTAGAAAAAGCATCTGACCTAAAGGAAAAATACGGCGAAGACCAGGTCACAAAAGATTTAATCGAGGAAATCAAGGAGTTTTTCCAGGACGCCTCTATCTTTTCTATAGAAAAAGCAAAGAAATATTACCTAAGACTCATGGATGAAAACATCAGAGTCGAAAAAGAAAACCAATAA
- the ald gene encoding alanine dehydrogenase: MIIGIPKEIKDQEARVAAVPGAVADLVRNNIEVLVESGAGLGSGISDEDYKEAGAEIIDDAKDLWEKSDIIYKVKEPLKEEYKYLREGLIIYTYLHLASNEELVDELIKNKVTALGYETLEKDGKLPLLRPMSEIAGRMAVQEGARYLTKPEGGRGILLQGVPGVRPANVVIVGAGTVGTAATRIAVGMGARVTVLDVNVEALTKLHELFPDKVETLYSNPLNIDEAVSGADLVISTVLIPGRRAPQLVKVDTVKKMKEGSVVVDVAIDQGGSTDITKGRPTSHTDPVFHEYGVTFYAVANIPGAVAMTSTYALSNATTLYAKAIGKHGLKAAIEKFPELKSAVNTYDGKVVIKSVAEDTKHPLSELNL; encoded by the coding sequence ATGATAATAGGAATACCTAAAGAAATAAAGGACCAAGAAGCAAGAGTTGCAGCTGTACCAGGTGCTGTAGCAGACTTGGTCAGAAATAATATAGAAGTTTTAGTAGAAAGTGGTGCAGGTCTTGGATCAGGCATTAGCGATGAGGACTACAAAGAAGCCGGGGCAGAAATAATAGATGATGCCAAAGACCTTTGGGAAAAATCAGATATAATCTACAAGGTCAAAGAACCCCTCAAGGAAGAATACAAATACCTAAGGGAAGGGCTTATAATTTATACTTATTTGCACCTAGCAAGCAACGAAGAATTAGTCGATGAGCTTATAAAAAATAAGGTCACAGCCTTAGGATATGAAACCCTCGAAAAAGATGGCAAGCTACCACTACTTAGACCTATGTCAGAAATAGCTGGTAGGATGGCTGTCCAAGAAGGAGCAAGATACCTAACAAAACCAGAGGGCGGTAGGGGCATACTCCTCCAAGGTGTACCAGGGGTCAGACCTGCAAATGTAGTCATAGTAGGAGCAGGTACAGTTGGTACAGCAGCTACTAGGATAGCAGTAGGTATGGGAGCTAGGGTTACAGTTTTGGATGTAAACGTAGAAGCCCTTACAAAGCTTCACGAACTTTTTCCAGACAAAGTTGAAACCCTATATTCTAACCCACTAAATATAGACGAGGCAGTAAGCGGGGCGGACTTGGTTATTTCAACAGTCTTGATCCCAGGTAGACGTGCCCCACAGCTAGTCAAAGTTGACACTGTCAAAAAAATGAAAGAAGGATCTGTAGTTGTAGATGTGGCTATTGACCAAGGCGGATCTACAGATATAACAAAGGGTCGTCCAACAAGTCACACAGACCCAGTTTTCCATGAGTACGGTGTGACATTTTATGCAGTAGCAAACATACCAGGGGCAGTAGCTATGACTTCAACCTACGCCTTGTCAAATGCAACAACCTTATATGCAAAGGCTATTGGTAAGCACGGTCTAAAGGCAGCTATAGAAAAATTCCCAGAATTAAAATCAGCTGTCAACACCTATGACGGAAAAGTTGTTATAAAATCAGTTGCAGAAGATACTAAACACCCACTTAGTGAACTTAACTTATAA
- a CDS encoding diacylglycerol kinase family protein codes for MKDLLFVYNPNSGQKLLQNKLGWIIDFLSSKGIFTTVYASQSPGDCRKIIEEYGKNYENILISGGDGTLDEAVSGALKAGIDPVFSYIPTGSTNDFSKSVNISSEIEKATKTALRGSVKRIDVGKIEDKYFVYVAAFGALSDVSFSTDQDMKNIIGRSAYIVEGIKKLLPIQAMDSYEAEISLDGEVISGEFIHFMVSNSISVGGFTKILGEDVGLDDGLFEVTIVKKPESLADVNKIIQALTNNEESDLLIQRQASKIKVKTKKEVSWSLDGEFGGKTTDCKIEVINKRINIKTGLRY; via the coding sequence ATGAAAGACTTATTATTTGTTTACAATCCAAATTCTGGGCAAAAATTATTGCAAAACAAGCTTGGCTGGATAATTGATTTTTTATCTAGCAAGGGGATTTTTACTACTGTTTATGCTAGCCAAAGTCCGGGAGATTGCAGGAAAATCATAGAAGAATATGGCAAAAATTATGAAAATATTTTGATATCTGGTGGAGATGGGACCTTGGATGAGGCTGTTTCTGGTGCCCTAAAGGCTGGTATAGATCCTGTTTTTTCTTATATACCAACAGGGTCTACAAATGATTTTTCAAAGTCTGTAAATATATCATCAGAAATAGAAAAGGCAACCAAAACTGCCCTCAGGGGAAGTGTCAAAAGGATAGATGTAGGCAAGATTGAGGATAAGTATTTTGTTTATGTGGCTGCCTTTGGTGCCCTATCTGATGTCAGTTTTTCTACCGACCAGGATATGAAAAATATAATTGGCAGGTCTGCCTATATAGTTGAGGGGATCAAAAAACTCTTGCCTATCCAGGCTATGGACTCATATGAGGCTGAGATCAGCTTGGATGGGGAGGTCATAAGCGGAGAATTTATCCATTTTATGGTTTCTAATTCTATATCGGTAGGTGGTTTTACAAAAATCCTTGGTGAAGATGTGGGCCTTGATGATGGGCTTTTTGAGGTGACTATTGTAAAAAAACCAGAAAGCCTAGCAGATGTCAATAAGATTATCCAAGCCCTAACCAACAACGAAGAATCAGACCTATTGATCCAAAGACAGGCATCAAAAATAAAGGTTAAGACAAAAAAAGAAGTATCCTGGTCCCTAGATGGTGAGTTTGGAGGAAAGACTACAGATTGCAAAATTGAGGTCATAAACAAAAGGATAAATATAAAAACTGGTCTTAGGTATTGA
- a CDS encoding sodium:alanine symporter family protein: MIKFLQAFNEFLWGAPLIIAIIGTGIIISISTKAIQFRKFSFALKNTLGKVFDKSHKDADGDISPFQALATALAGTVGTGNIVGVSLAIMLGGPGAIFWMWMAAILGMATKYAEVTLAVAFREKKNNNFIGGPMYYIEKGLGNKKLANAFAFFAGIAVFGIGNSTQSNAIAGVLKTNFSISPFVTGIVLSIIAGFVIMGGIKTITRVTSRLVPLMSLIYIIGCLMILFINKDAIIPSFSAIFVGAFSPKSLGGSMIALSFKDAISAGVARGVFTNEAGLGSSPIAHASASTDHPVRQGLWGIAEVFVDTIIICTMTALVILTTGVYKIPAVDASSLVAHAFSTGSSFGPYVVSIGQTLFALSTILGWAYYGEQSVSYIFGENIIKYYRIIYIMFVFIGANMDLGLAWVIANILNGFMAVPNLYAVIRLSPVVVALTKDFFKDPEKIRKSTEEYQSCLKL, encoded by the coding sequence ATGATTAAGTTTTTACAAGCATTTAACGAGTTTTTGTGGGGAGCCCCCCTTATAATTGCCATAATTGGTACGGGTATTATTATCAGCATTTCCACAAAAGCTATACAATTTAGGAAGTTTTCTTTTGCTCTAAAAAACACTTTGGGCAAGGTTTTTGACAAAAGTCACAAGGATGCAGATGGGGATATTTCGCCATTTCAGGCCCTAGCTACTGCCCTAGCAGGTACAGTTGGCACTGGCAATATAGTTGGTGTTTCTCTTGCCATCATGCTAGGCGGCCCTGGTGCTATTTTCTGGATGTGGATGGCAGCTATCCTAGGTATGGCTACAAAATATGCCGAGGTCACACTGGCTGTTGCCTTTAGAGAAAAGAAAAATAATAATTTCATAGGTGGTCCTATGTACTACATAGAAAAAGGACTTGGCAATAAAAAACTTGCAAATGCTTTTGCTTTTTTTGCTGGTATTGCTGTATTTGGCATAGGAAATTCCACCCAGTCCAACGCCATTGCTGGAGTTTTGAAAACAAACTTTTCTATAAGCCCATTTGTGACAGGTATTGTTTTATCTATCATAGCAGGCTTTGTCATAATGGGAGGTATAAAAACCATTACCAGGGTCACATCTAGACTTGTCCCTTTGATGTCGCTTATTTATATCATAGGTTGTCTGATGATTTTATTTATAAATAAAGACGCTATTATTCCAAGTTTTTCTGCCATATTTGTAGGTGCCTTTAGTCCAAAAAGTCTAGGCGGATCTATGATCGCCCTTTCCTTTAAGGATGCCATAAGCGCTGGCGTTGCTAGGGGTGTTTTTACAAACGAAGCTGGTCTTGGATCATCACCTATAGCCCACGCTTCTGCATCAACTGACCACCCAGTCCGCCAAGGCCTATGGGGTATAGCTGAGGTTTTTGTAGATACCATCATAATCTGTACAATGACTGCCCTTGTCATACTTACTACTGGGGTTTATAAAATCCCAGCAGTAGATGCCAGCAGTCTTGTAGCCCACGCCTTTTCTACAGGATCTAGTTTTGGCCCCTATGTAGTAAGCATAGGCCAAACACTTTTTGCCCTTTCTACAATTCTTGGTTGGGCCTACTATGGTGAGCAGTCTGTTTCTTATATTTTTGGGGAAAATATAATAAAATATTATAGGATTATCTATATAATGTTTGTATTTATTGGAGCAAATATGGATTTGGGCCTAGCTTGGGTCATTGCTAATATCCTAAACGGCTTTATGGCTGTACCAAATCTCTATGCGGTCATCAGACTTAGCCCGGTGGTTGTAGCCCTTACTAAGGATTTCTTTAAAGATCCAGAAAAAATCAGAAAATCAACAGAAGAATACCAATCTTGTCTAAAACTATAG
- a CDS encoding Cof-type HAD-IIB family hydrolase, which yields MIKLITIDVDGTLVSPLKRLSRKNIIAIDKARDMGVHIALASGRPFHSMETYLEKLGLLKEGHFTVCQNGSYIVDNASKKPIAGNFQHPKDLIDLDQIMSDFDVEISAMDHDSFYTRHKNPSMYTKADAFINRLKLEIINYEDLPEDKTFGRFLILGSKSAIKEVLANKPKELTENFYAVQTAPFLIEVMNKKANKGYAVKAMAEKLGIVPDEIMSIGNEKNDIPMLEQTGFPVAMANAVDELKVHAKFITKSNLQSGVGYAIDKLIENDLKIY from the coding sequence ATGATTAAGTTAATAACTATAGATGTGGATGGGACCTTGGTCAGTCCACTAAAAAGATTAAGCAGAAAAAATATAATAGCAATAGATAAAGCTCGAGATATGGGCGTCCACATAGCCCTTGCCAGCGGCAGACCCTTCCACTCAATGGAGACCTACCTAGAAAAACTTGGACTACTAAAGGAGGGCCATTTTACAGTTTGCCAAAACGGGTCCTATATAGTGGATAATGCCAGCAAAAAGCCCATAGCCGGTAATTTCCAACATCCCAAAGATCTCATAGACCTAGACCAGATAATGAGTGATTTTGATGTAGAAATATCTGCCATGGACCATGATAGCTTTTATACTAGACATAAAAATCCAAGTATGTACACAAAAGCAGATGCCTTTATAAATAGGCTAAAGCTTGAAATTATAAACTACGAGGACTTGCCAGAAGATAAAACTTTTGGTAGGTTTTTGATTTTAGGTTCAAAATCCGCAATAAAAGAGGTTCTCGCAAACAAGCCAAAAGAGCTAACAGAAAATTTCTACGCTGTCCAAACAGCTCCCTTTCTCATAGAGGTCATGAACAAAAAAGCCAACAAGGGCTACGCAGTCAAGGCCATGGCAGAAAAACTAGGCATAGTCCCTGATGAGATCATGTCTATAGGCAATGAGAAAAACGACATACCAATGCTAGAGCAAACAGGATTTCCTGTAGCTATGGCCAATGCAGTAGACGAACTAAAAGTCCACGCCAAATTCATAACCAAATCCAACCTCCAATCTGGAGTGGGATATGCCATAGATAAGCTCATAGAAAATGATTTGAAAATATACTAA
- a CDS encoding CarD family transcriptional regulator yields MFKVGDKIVYPMHGAGIIDAIEKIDFMGEEKEYYILKMPIGDMDISIPSDKMGEMNIREIISVEEGRQVLEILDDKPTEMNSNWTKRYRDNQEILKTGDVFEIAKMVRNLSLLDSDKGLSTTEKKLLNRARRILASELVMAGSLDKEEAEKMIDESIGL; encoded by the coding sequence ATGTTTAAAGTAGGCGATAAGATAGTTTACCCTATGCATGGAGCAGGCATAATAGATGCCATAGAAAAAATAGACTTCATGGGTGAGGAGAAGGAATATTACATATTAAAAATGCCGATTGGCGATATGGATATATCCATACCTTCTGACAAAATGGGTGAAATGAACATAAGAGAGATCATAAGTGTTGAAGAAGGCAGGCAAGTCCTAGAGATTTTAGATGATAAACCTACTGAAATGAACTCTAATTGGACAAAAAGATATAGGGACAATCAGGAGATTTTAAAAACTGGGGATGTTTTTGAAATAGCCAAGATGGTCAGAAACCTATCCTTGCTAGACTCTGACAAGGGTCTATCTACAACAGAAAAAAAACTCCTAAATAGGGCAAGAAGAATCCTAGCTAGCGAGTTGGTAATGGCAGGATCTCTCGATAAAGAAGAGGCCGAAAAAATGATAGATGAATCTATAGGTCTATAG